Within the Streptomyces sp. NBC_00353 genome, the region CGCGACGCGGTGGGCGGGGTCGGTGACTCGGACCAGTGCTTCGATCCGGCGGTCGAGGTTGCGGTGCATCATGTCGGCGCTGCCGAACCACACTTCGGGTTCGCCGCCGTTGCCGAACGAGAAGACCCGGGAGTGTTCGAGGAAGCGGCCCAGTATCGAGCGGACCCGGATGTTCTCGGAGAGGCCGGGGACGCCGGGGCGGATCGCGCAGATGCCGCGTACCCAGATGTCCACCGGCACGCCCGCCTGGGCGGCCCGGTAGCAGGCGTCGATGATCGCTTCGTCGACCATCGAGTTGACCTTGAAGCGTACGTAGGCGGGGCGCCCGGCCCGCTGGTGCGCGATCTCCTTGTTTATGCGGGAGATCAGCCCGTCGCGCAGGGACTTCGGGGCGACGAGCAGCCGGCGGTACGTCTCGCGGCGGGAGTAGCCGGAGAGCCGGTTGAAGAGGTCGGAGAGGTCCGCCCCGACCTGCGGGTCCGCGGTCAGCAGGCCGAGGTCCTCGTACAACCGCGCCGTCTTCGGGTGGTAGTTGCCGGTGCCGACGTGCGAGTAGCGGCGCAGCGTGTCGCCCTCCTGGCGGACCACGAGCGAGAGCTTGCAGTGCGTCTTCAGCCCGACGAGGCCGTAGACGACATGGCAGCCGGCCTCCTCCAGCTTGCGCGCCCACTTGATGTTGGCCTGCTCGTCGAAGCGGGCCTTGATCTCGACAAGTACGAGGACCTGCTTGCCGGACTCGGCGGCGTCGATCAGTGCGTCGACTATCGGCGAGTCGCCCGAGGTCCGGTACAGCGTCTGCTTGATCGCGAGCACGTCCGGGTCGCCCGCCGCCTGCTCCAGGAACGCCTGGACGGAGGTGGAGAACGAGTCGTACGGGTGGTGCAGCAGCACATCGCGTTCGCGCAGCGCGGCGAAGATGTCCGGTGCGGAGGCGGACTCGACCTCGGCGAGATCGCGGTGGGTGCCCGCGATGAACTTGGGGAACTTCAGCTCCGGCCGGTCCAGCGACGCTATGCCGAACAGTCCGGTGAGGTCGAGCGGTCCGGGCAGCGGGTAGACCTCGGCGTCGGACACCTTGAGCTCGCGGACCAGCAGGTCCAGGACGTACGGGTCGATGGACTCCTCGACCTCCAGGCGCACCGGCGGGCCGAAACGGCGCCGCATGAGCTCCTTCTCCAGGGCCTTGAGGAGGTTCTCGGCGTCGTCCTCCTCGACCTCCAGGTCCTCGTTCCGGGTGACCCGGAACATGTGGTGGGCAAGGACCTCCATGCCCGGGAAGAGCTCTTCCAGGTGCGCGGCGATGATGTCCTCGATGGGGACGTACCGCTGCGGAGACGCCTCCAGGAACCGGGTCAGCAACGGCGGCACCTTGACGCGGGCGAAGTGCCGGTGGCCGCTGACCGGGTTGCGTACGACGACCGCGAGGTTGAGCGAGAGGCCCGAGATGTACGGGAACGGGTGCGCCGGGTCGACGGCCAGCGGCGTCAGTACGGGGAAGACCCGCTGCCGGAAGAAGGTGAACAGGCGGGCCTGCTCCTTCTCGGTCAGCTCCGGCCAGCGGATCAGCTGGATGCCCTCGTCGGAAAGTGCGGGCGCGATGTCCTGCTGGTAGCAGGCGGCGTGCCGGGCCATGAGCTCGCGCGACCGGGTCCAGATCAGGTCGAGGACCTCGCGGGGCTGCAGACCGGAGGCGGAGCGGGTGGCGACGCCGGTGGCGATACGGCGCTTGAGACCCGCCACCCGGACCATGAAGAACTCGTCCAGGTTAGAGGCGAAGATGGCGAGGAAATTCGCCCGTTCGAGGAGGGGCGTAGCAGGGTCCTCGGCCAGTTCCAGTACGCGTTCGTTGAACGCGAGCCAACTGCGCTCCCGGTCCAGGAACCGGCCATGGGGCAGCTCGTCGCCGTCGACATCGGGTTCGTACGCATCCGCGTCGGCGTCGAGATCCGGATCGAGGTCGGCGGCGGTGGAAATACCGCCGTTCGCCGACGCGACGGCATGCGGGCGGTGCGCGGCGAGAGAGCCGATGGACGGCTGCGCGGCGGGCTGGACCGGGACCTCGGAGCTGGGGTGCTGGCTCATGGCCCTATTGTTCCGCGCGGAAGGCCCGTGGGGCGCGTCGGACAGTGCGGAGATCGCGGGAATCGCACGGTCTCCGCCGGGATTTCTCCCGTTGCGGGGGGTCGGCACAGCTGGCTGCATCCTGAGAGGGTCGCAAGCGCGTCTGAATGGCCGGTAACGGCGACATGACGTGCAGGAAGCGGTGTGCGGGTGCGCAGTTGCGGCGACGGGGCGCCTGTGCGGGGTCCGGGCCGCCCCCTGTGCGGCCCGGACCCCGGTGGTCGGGGCGGATCAGCCGTGGCGGCGGCGCAGCACGCGGAAGGCGAGCGCGACGGCAGCGGCGGCGAGGACGAGCAGGATGCCGGTCTCGACCAGCTGGAGCGGCCAGAAGTGCGAGGCGGGGTGGTAGTCGATGAAGCCCTTGATGCCGCCCCGGTTGCGCAGGCAGCTTGTGAAGGACTCCGCCGAACCGGCCGGGATGCAGTCCTTCGAGTAGATCTCCTTGCCCGAGGCGGTGAGCATGCCCGACTCGGTGTACCAGGCGTCACCGCTCGGGTAGTCGCCACCGAGCGCGCGGACGGTCGGCCAGAGCTCGTAGCGGCGCTTGCCGAACCCGAGCATCACCGTGCCCAGGACGAGGGCCGTGAGGCTCATGGACAGGACGGTACGGCGTACCACCACGGCGCACAGGGCACCGACGGCCACGGCCAGCAGGGCGTAGGCGACGGCGGTCGGGCCGAGCGCGGGGTGGATACCGCTCTGGAACCAGCTCAGTCCGGAGGCGCGCGGGTTGCTCCCTATGCCCGACCAGCCCCATCGGTAGACGAGGACCAGAACGGTCATCCCGGCGGTCGCCAGGGCCGCAGGCAGGGCGAGCCGGGCCGCCAGCCACTGGGCCGGGGAGGCCGACTGGGCCCAGGCGAGCCGGAACGTACCGCTCTCCAGCTCGCGGGCGATCAGCGGTCCCGCGACGAAGACGCCGATGAGCCCGGCGAGCAGCAGGACAGCGGTACCGCCGTCCGCCAGATAGGTCTCGGTGGCTGTGCGGGCGTAGGTGGGCAGGTAGGAGCCGTCGCCACAGCGGGTGGTGTCGCCGTCGGCGCAGCGTTCGGCCGAGCTCGCGACCGCGACCCAGATCCGGAGCCCGACCACGATGCCGATGCCCAGCACCAGCAGCGCGCAGGCCGCCCACAGGGAACGGCGGTGCTGGCGGAGGAGGACGCGGACGGGGCCCCGCAACCCGGCGGCGGGTGTGACGGGCACACGCAGACCGATGGTGCTCATACGGCAGCCACCTCCCTGCCGGCCTCGGCGCTCGGCATCAGCAGCTCAGGTGCCTGCGGCGACCGCAGATGCGCCAGCAGCAGCTCCTCGAGCGACGGTTCCGCGATCTCCCAGGCCGAGTCGTCCACCGGGCCCTCCCTCCGTACCAGTGCGGTCAGCCGCCGTCCCGTCGTGCGGGACTCGACGACGGTGTGCGGTGCCAGGTCCCGTACCGGACCCGTCAGCAGGGCGTGCGCGGCGAGGATGTCCTCCGTCTCGCCGCCGAGGCGGACCCGGCCGCCGTCGACGAGCAGGAGGTAGTCGCAGGCGCCCTCCAGCTCGGTCAGGATGTGCGAGGACATCACGATGGTGGTCGCGTGCTCGGCCGCCTCCGCCATCAGGACGCCCATCAGCTGGTGGCGGGCGAGCGGGTCGAGGTCGGCCATCGGCTCGTCGAGCAGCAGCAGTTCGGCACGCTTGCCGAGTGCGAGGGCGAGCGCCAGGCGGGTGCGCTGTCCGCCGGAGAGCGTACGGACCCTGGCGTCCTTGGGCAGGTCCCCGATGACGCGCTCGGCGGTGGCCCGGTCCCAGGTGGCGGGGTTCAGCTCGGCACCCGCCCAGAGCGTCTCGGCGACCGTCAACTGCGGGTACAGCGGCTTGTCCTGGGCCACGAACGCCATCCGGGAACGCGCCTCGGCGGGCGTGGTGCCCAGGATCCGGACCGTTCCCTCGACCGGCCGCAGGAACCCGGCGGCGAGGGCGAGCAGGGTGGACTTGCCTGCGCCGTTGGGCCCGACGAGCGCGCACACGCGCCCCGTGGGCAGCCGGAAGGAGCAGTCTCGCAGCGCCCACCCCCCTGCCCCGCGCCGGTACTTCATACCGAGGCCGTTCGCCTCGATCGCAGCGCCTGTCATGTGTGGCTGTCCCCCTTGAACGTGCTGTCCAGTACGGCGGTGAAGAGCGCGTTCATGTCGTCGCGTTCCAGCCCCGCCTCCCGCGCTCGGCGGGCCCAGTCGGTGAGTTCCCCCCGCAGGGGCGTGTCCGTGGTGGCCGTGGAGCCGAGGGTCCGGCGCACGAACGTGCCGAGCCCGCGCCGGGCCTCGACGAGACCTTCGCGTTCCAGCTCGCGGTAGGCCTTGAGCACGGTGTTCGGGTTGATGGCGGTGGCCTCGACGACCTCGCGTGCGGTGGGCAGCCGGTCGCCGGGCTCCAGCAGGCCGAGACGCAGGGCCTGTTTGGTCTGCTGGACGATCTGGAGGTACGTGGCGACGCCGCTGCGCCGGTCGATGCGGAACTCGACCGCTGCGGACTCTGCCATGTTCACCCCTTTCACTAATTGAGTAGTGAAAGGGTGTCGGAAAGAAGGGGCGGCGTCAAGCGACGCCGCCCCGGGGAGAGCTGTGCCGCCCAGGACTCCGGGCGGGCTGCTCAGGACTCCGTACCGGCTGCTCAGGACTCCGTGCGGTACATCAGGTCCACCTCGTGGGTGGCGAAGCCCATCCGTTCGTACACCGTCAGGGCCGCCTTGTTGTCCGCGTCGACGTAGAGCATCGCGGTCGGCAGCCCCTCGGCGGCGAGATGGCGCAGCCCGATCGCGGTGAGCGCCTTGCCGAGGCCGCCGCCCTGTGCGTCGGGCCGGATGCCGAGGACGTACACCTCGCCCAGCTGCTCCTCGGCGTGCACTTTCGTCCAGTGGAAGCCGATCAGCTCGCCGCCGCGCTCGGCCAGGAAGAAGCCCTTCGGGTCGAACCACGGCTCGGCCTTGCGGTCGTCCAGGTCGCGCTGGGTGAGCGCCCCCTGCTCGGGGTGGTGGGCGAAGGCGGCACTGTTCACCGCGAGCCAGGCGGCGTCGTCCTGGCCGGGCACGAAGGTGCGGACGGTGACGCCCGGCGGCAGCACGGGCTCCGCCATGTCCAGCGGGCTCAAGGTGCGGCGCAGCTGACGCAGTTCACGGAAGAGCGAGAGGCCGAGGACCTGGGCGAGGTGGCGCGCCGCGGACTTCCCGCCGTGCGCCCAGACGCGCAGCCGCTTCCCGGTCGCGGCGAGCAGCGCGGCGCCCAGTGCCCGTCCGTGCCCCTGGCCGCGGTGTGCGGGGTGTACGACCAGCTCGGCGGCCGGCGCCTCGACGGGGTCGGTGTCCTCCAGCTGCGCGTACCCGACGAGGGTGCCGGAGCTGGTGAGCAGAAGGTGCCGCACACCCTCCCGGCGCCCGCCCCTGAGCTGCAGCCGGCCCTGCTCGGAGACCGCGGGCCTGCCGTCGGCGCGGGTCGCTTCGTCGAGCAGATCGAGGACGGCTCCGGCCTGGTCGGCGGAGAGCACGTCGAGCGTCCGGATCTCACGCCCGGGGGCGGGGAGGGGTACATCAGTCGTCATGCGTACGAGCGTACGGCGGGGCGGGGCCGTGAGGGGGGCAGTGAGGTGTCGCGGGGCTCGGCCATTGCCGTGACGTTTTCGACCGGATAGGTGCGAGATGCGGGCGGTGCGGGGGAGTTGATCCCCTTACCGACCACATGGCAACCGGTTCGTAACGCGAAACACCTGTCGCGCTACGCGCGTTGACTCTAGGCTGCGGGCCGAACCCTCCCGCTGAACTCACAAGGGGACCGATGTCAGCGACACCGCAGAAGAACCGTGCGTCACGGCGGGTGCTCGCCGCCGCGGCCGGGCTGGCCACCGTCGGCGCGCTCGTCGCGGCGATGCCGGCCGGCGCCCAGGACCGCGGTCACGGGCACCACACGCCGGCCAGCACCGTCGACGTGCAGCTGCTGTCCTTCAACGACCTGCACGGCAACCTGGAGCCGCCGGCCGGTTCGGCCGGCAACGTCACCGAGAAGCAGGCCGACGGCACGACGAAGACGATCCCGGCCGGTGGTGTCGAGTACCTCGCCTCCTCGCTGCGCACCGCGCGCAAGGGCCACCCGTACTCCATCACCGCGGCCGGCGGCGACATGGTGGGCGCGAGCCCGCTGCTGTCCGGGCTCTTCCACGACGAGCCGACCATCGAGGCGCTCAACAAGATCGACCTCGATGTGACGACCGTCGGCAACCACGAGTTCGACGAGGGCGCCGTCGAGCTGGCCCGCCTCCAGAACGGCGGCTGCCACCCGGTCGAGGGGTGTTACGAGAAGGACAGGACGTTCCAGGGCGCGGACTTCCCGTACCTCGCAGCCAATGTGACGGACGAGAAGACCGGCAAGCCGATCCTCAAGCCGTACACGGTGTGGAAGAAGAACGGCGTCAAGATCGGCTTCATCGGGGTGACCCTGGAGGGCACGCCGAACATCGTCACCGCCAACGGCGTCAAGGGCCTGAAGTTCCACGACGAGATCGAGACGGTCAACAAGTACGCCAAGGAGCTCGACCGGCAGGGCGTGAAGTCCATCGTCGCGCTCATCCACGAGGGCGGGGCCCCGGCCTCCTCCTCGTACAACTACAACTGCGACAGCCCCGGCGCCGGTGACGGCATCTCGGGACCGATCGTGGACATCGCCAAGGGCATCAGCCCGAAGGTCGACGCGCTGGTCACGGGCCACACGCACCAGGCCTACGTGTGCACCGTGCCGGACCCGGCGGGCAACCCGCGCCTGGTCACCTCGGCGTCGTCGTTCGGCAAGCTGTACACGGACACGACCCTCACGTACGACCGCCGCACCAAGGACATCGTGCGTACGTCGGTGAAGTCGTCGAGCTCCTCGAACCCGACCTCGGCGAATCACGTCGTCACCCGGGACCAGCCCAAGGCCACCGACATGACGGCCCTGATCGCCCGCTGGAACACCCTCGCGGCTCCCATCGCGAGCAAGCCGCAGGGCTTCATCAGCGCCGACATCAACGGCCGCGGTTCCACTGCCCCCGAGAAGCCGCTCGGCAACCTGATCGCCGACGCGCAGCTGGAGGGCCTGGCCCCGGCGGACAAGGGCGGGGCGGTCGTCGCCTTCATGAACCCGGGCGGCATCCGCGCGGACCTCGTGTACAAGTCGACCGGCAGTGAGGGCGACGGGGTGGTGACGTACGGCGAGTCGTTCACCGTGCAGCCCTTCACCAACATGATGAATGTCGTCGATCTGACCGGCGCCCAGCTGATCAGCGCGCTCCAGCAGCAGGTCAGCGGCGCCAACGAGGCCAGCCCGAAGATCCTTCAGGTGTCCAAGGGCCTCACGTACACCCTCGACATGACGAAGACGGGCGCGGCCCGCGTCGTCGTCGACACGATCAAGCTGAACGGTGCGGCGATCGACCCGGCCAAGACGTACCGCGTCGCGATGAACGAGTTCCTCGCGGGCGGCGGCGACGGCTTCGCGGCGCTCGGACAGGGCACCAACAAGCTGGTCGGCGCATCCGACCTGGACCTGTTCAACGCGTATCTGGCGGCGCACTCGTCGGCCGCGGCGCCGCTGGCCCCGCCGGCCACGGACCGGATCACGGTCATTCAGTAGCTCCGGCGATCGAGTGAGCGGGGCGGTGGGCCATCCGGCCCACCGCCCCGCTGTCGTCACGGGTTCGGGCCCGGGCCTCGCCTAGTGTCGGAAACATGACTGCAGAAGCCGAAGCAGACGCAGACGACGGCCTGGTCACCGTCGCCTGCAACGGGTCCGTCCGCGAAACGATCGACCGGCTCCAGGAGGCGATCACCGCCTCGGGCTTCCAGGTGTTCGCACGGATCGACCATGCGGACCATGCCGCCCGCATCGGCCTGGAACTCCGGCCGACCGAACTGCTCATCTTCGGCAAGCCGGAGGGCGGCACGCAGCTGATGCAGGACCGGCAGACCGCCGGGATCGACCTCCCGTCGAAGGCACTGGCCTGGCAGGACGCTGCCGGCGACACCTGGGTGACGTGCAACGACGCCTCATGGCTCGCCGCCCGCCACGGCCTGGGGCCGGCGAGCGAAGCGGGCGTCGCCGCGGTGGAGGCGAGCACGGTGGCGGCGGTACGCCAGGCGACGGGCCCGGCCACGGTCTAGGGGCGGCCGGGCGCCCCTGTCCCGGCGATGCGGCCCCGTTCCCGTTATGGCGTGTACCCGTCATACTCCGAAGGCTGACCCCCCACACAGCCGACGGAGGCACCCGCATGAGCACCCGCAGAACCTTCTTAACCGGCGCACTCGCCCTCTCCGCCACCGCTCTCGTCGGGACGGACCCCGCGACCGCCGCAGCCCGCCGGGCAGCTCTCACCACGCAGGACTGGATGGCCGGCCTCGCCGACGCCATCCCCGTGCAGCGTCTGACCATCCCCGGAACGCACGACTCCGGCGCCCGCTACGGCGGCCCGTGGACCGAGTGCCAGAACACCACCGTCGCCGAACAGCTCAGCAGCGGCATCCGCTTCCTCGACGTACGGTGCCGGATCACCGGCGACTCCTTCGCGATCCACCACGGAGCCTCGTACCAGAACCTGATGTTCGGTGACGTCCTCGGCGCCTGCTGGGACTTCCTGGC harbors:
- the mshD gene encoding mycothiol synthase, producing the protein MTTDVPLPAPGREIRTLDVLSADQAGAVLDLLDEATRADGRPAVSEQGRLQLRGGRREGVRHLLLTSSGTLVGYAQLEDTDPVEAPAAELVVHPAHRGQGHGRALGAALLAATGKRLRVWAHGGKSAARHLAQVLGLSLFRELRQLRRTLSPLDMAEPVLPPGVTVRTFVPGQDDAAWLAVNSAAFAHHPEQGALTQRDLDDRKAEPWFDPKGFFLAERGGELIGFHWTKVHAEEQLGEVYVLGIRPDAQGGGLGKALTAIGLRHLAAEGLPTAMLYVDADNKAALTVYERMGFATHEVDLMYRTES
- a CDS encoding bifunctional metallophosphatase/5'-nucleotidase, producing MSATPQKNRASRRVLAAAAGLATVGALVAAMPAGAQDRGHGHHTPASTVDVQLLSFNDLHGNLEPPAGSAGNVTEKQADGTTKTIPAGGVEYLASSLRTARKGHPYSITAAGGDMVGASPLLSGLFHDEPTIEALNKIDLDVTTVGNHEFDEGAVELARLQNGGCHPVEGCYEKDRTFQGADFPYLAANVTDEKTGKPILKPYTVWKKNGVKIGFIGVTLEGTPNIVTANGVKGLKFHDEIETVNKYAKELDRQGVKSIVALIHEGGAPASSSYNYNCDSPGAGDGISGPIVDIAKGISPKVDALVTGHTHQAYVCTVPDPAGNPRLVTSASSFGKLYTDTTLTYDRRTKDIVRTSVKSSSSSNPTSANHVVTRDQPKATDMTALIARWNTLAAPIASKPQGFISADINGRGSTAPEKPLGNLIADAQLEGLAPADKGGAVVAFMNPGGIRADLVYKSTGSEGDGVVTYGESFTVQPFTNMMNVVDLTGAQLISALQQQVSGANEASPKILQVSKGLTYTLDMTKTGAARVVVDTIKLNGAAIDPAKTYRVAMNEFLAGGGDGFAALGQGTNKLVGASDLDLFNAYLAAHSSAAAPLAPPATDRITVIQ
- a CDS encoding RNA degradosome polyphosphate kinase, encoding MSQHPSSEVPVQPAAQPSIGSLAAHRPHAVASANGGISTAADLDPDLDADADAYEPDVDGDELPHGRFLDRERSWLAFNERVLELAEDPATPLLERANFLAIFASNLDEFFMVRVAGLKRRIATGVATRSASGLQPREVLDLIWTRSRELMARHAACYQQDIAPALSDEGIQLIRWPELTEKEQARLFTFFRQRVFPVLTPLAVDPAHPFPYISGLSLNLAVVVRNPVSGHRHFARVKVPPLLTRFLEASPQRYVPIEDIIAAHLEELFPGMEVLAHHMFRVTRNEDLEVEEDDAENLLKALEKELMRRRFGPPVRLEVEESIDPYVLDLLVRELKVSDAEVYPLPGPLDLTGLFGIASLDRPELKFPKFIAGTHRDLAEVESASAPDIFAALRERDVLLHHPYDSFSTSVQAFLEQAAGDPDVLAIKQTLYRTSGDSPIVDALIDAAESGKQVLVLVEIKARFDEQANIKWARKLEEAGCHVVYGLVGLKTHCKLSLVVRQEGDTLRRYSHVGTGNYHPKTARLYEDLGLLTADPQVGADLSDLFNRLSGYSRRETYRRLLVAPKSLRDGLISRINKEIAHQRAGRPAYVRFKVNSMVDEAIIDACYRAAQAGVPVDIWVRGICAIRPGVPGLSENIRVRSILGRFLEHSRVFSFGNGGEPEVWFGSADMMHRNLDRRIEALVRVTDPAHRVALSRLLETGMADTTSSWHLGPDGNWTRHATDADGQPLRHVQEMLIDARRRRRATP
- a CDS encoding ABC transporter permease; amino-acid sequence: MSTIGLRVPVTPAAGLRGPVRVLLRQHRRSLWAACALLVLGIGIVVGLRIWVAVASSAERCADGDTTRCGDGSYLPTYARTATETYLADGGTAVLLLAGLIGVFVAGPLIARELESGTFRLAWAQSASPAQWLAARLALPAALATAGMTVLVLVYRWGWSGIGSNPRASGLSWFQSGIHPALGPTAVAYALLAVAVGALCAVVVRRTVLSMSLTALVLGTVMLGFGKRRYELWPTVRALGGDYPSGDAWYTESGMLTASGKEIYSKDCIPAGSAESFTSCLRNRGGIKGFIDYHPASHFWPLQLVETGILLVLAAAAVALAFRVLRRRHG
- a CDS encoding DUF302 domain-containing protein — its product is MTAEAEADADDGLVTVACNGSVRETIDRLQEAITASGFQVFARIDHADHAARIGLELRPTELLIFGKPEGGTQLMQDRQTAGIDLPSKALAWQDAAGDTWVTCNDASWLAARHGLGPASEAGVAAVEASTVAAVRQATGPATV
- a CDS encoding GntR family transcriptional regulator; its protein translation is MAESAAVEFRIDRRSGVATYLQIVQQTKQALRLGLLEPGDRLPTAREVVEATAINPNTVLKAYRELEREGLVEARRGLGTFVRRTLGSTATTDTPLRGELTDWARRAREAGLERDDMNALFTAVLDSTFKGDSHT
- a CDS encoding ABC transporter ATP-binding protein, with the protein product MTGAAIEANGLGMKYRRGAGGWALRDCSFRLPTGRVCALVGPNGAGKSTLLALAAGFLRPVEGTVRILGTTPAEARSRMAFVAQDKPLYPQLTVAETLWAGAELNPATWDRATAERVIGDLPKDARVRTLSGGQRTRLALALALGKRAELLLLDEPMADLDPLARHQLMGVLMAEAAEHATTIVMSSHILTELEGACDYLLLVDGGRVRLGGETEDILAAHALLTGPVRDLAPHTVVESRTTGRRLTALVRREGPVDDSAWEIAEPSLEELLLAHLRSPQAPELLMPSAEAGREVAAV